Proteins encoded together in one Vibrio lentus window:
- a CDS encoding nitrilase family protein, which yields MKKDIKVASVQFNHHAGDKAYNLSVIEQYVQQAADSGVEIISFPEMCITGYWHVSALSRDEIEVLAEPVPSGESTQKLISLATQFGMSVGAGLIEQGTDGELYNTYVFAMPNGEVQKHRKLHTFVSSHMSSGDQYTVFDTPHGCKVGILICWDNNLVENVRITALKGADILIAPHQTGGCHSRSPNAMKRIDPELWFNRDENPEAIRAEMQGKNGREWLMRWLPARAHDNGMFVVFSNGVGVDMDEVRTGNAMILSPYGEIITETDSVDNDMVIAELKAEELDMCTGRRWIRGRKPELYHSLTQPLGHELDPHQARFSEK from the coding sequence ATGAAGAAAGACATCAAAGTAGCGTCGGTTCAATTTAACCACCACGCAGGTGATAAGGCGTATAACTTATCGGTTATAGAGCAATACGTTCAACAAGCTGCGGACAGTGGCGTGGAGATCATCAGTTTTCCTGAGATGTGCATCACTGGCTACTGGCATGTGTCTGCTTTGTCACGAGATGAAATTGAAGTGTTAGCGGAACCTGTACCGAGCGGTGAATCAACTCAAAAACTCATTTCGCTGGCAACGCAATTTGGCATGAGTGTTGGCGCGGGCTTGATAGAGCAGGGTACTGATGGCGAGCTATACAACACCTACGTGTTCGCCATGCCTAATGGCGAGGTGCAGAAACATCGAAAACTGCACACCTTTGTTAGTTCTCATATGAGCAGTGGCGACCAATACACGGTGTTCGATACGCCGCATGGTTGCAAAGTTGGTATCTTGATTTGTTGGGATAATAACTTGGTCGAAAATGTCAGGATCACTGCTTTGAAAGGGGCAGATATATTGATTGCGCCACACCAAACGGGCGGTTGTCATTCACGAAGCCCGAACGCGATGAAGCGAATTGACCCAGAGTTATGGTTTAACCGAGATGAAAACCCAGAGGCGATTCGTGCTGAAATGCAGGGCAAGAATGGCCGCGAGTGGTTAATGCGTTGGTTGCCTGCTAGAGCGCACGACAACGGTATGTTTGTGGTGTTTAGTAATGGTGTCGGCGTTGATATGGATGAAGTAAGAACAGGCAATGCGATGATCCTCAGCCCTTATGGTGAAATCATTACTGAGACTGATAGTGTTGATAACGATATGGTGATTGCAGAGCTAAAAGCAGAAGAGTTAGACATGTGTACTGGCAGACGCTGGATTCGTGGCCGTAAGCCAGAGTTATATCATTCACTCACACAACCTCTTGGTCATGAACTTGATCCGCATCAAGCGCGTTTTTCAGAGAAGTAA
- a CDS encoding F0F1 ATP synthase subunit epsilon, whose amino-acid sequence MAIGITDNTFQLNIVSAEGTLFSGPAYALAVSGADGELGIRPGHSPLLSKIKPGVTVFVTDPKSEGQVLYVSGGMLEVQPDVVTVLADTALHGQDIDRARAEEAKYAALENINKGNVDINFAQAQLELAKAVAQLRASELTSSRTRH is encoded by the coding sequence ATGGCTATCGGAATTACAGATAATACATTTCAACTTAATATTGTAAGTGCGGAAGGTACGCTGTTTTCAGGTCCAGCGTATGCCTTAGCCGTTTCTGGCGCTGATGGTGAGCTGGGGATCCGCCCCGGTCACTCCCCGCTTCTCAGTAAAATAAAGCCAGGCGTGACAGTGTTTGTCACAGACCCTAAATCAGAGGGGCAAGTGCTTTATGTCTCTGGCGGGATGCTGGAAGTTCAGCCGGATGTGGTAACGGTGTTAGCCGATACTGCCCTGCACGGCCAAGATATTGACCGCGCTCGCGCAGAAGAAGCGAAATATGCAGCTCTAGAAAATATCAATAAGGGCAATGTAGACATCAACTTTGCACAAGCTCAGCTTGAACTCGCAAAAGCCGTTGCTCAGCTTCGCGCATCAGAACTGACGTCTTCTCGCACTCGACACTGA
- the atpD gene encoding F0F1 ATP synthase subunit beta, whose product MSVGKIVKVIGAVVDVEFSGGNSPRVYDALKVTSEEASSLVLEVQQQLGGSIVRCIAMGTSDGLRRGLTVENTGSPITVPVGEETLGRIMNVLGQPIDECGEIGQKESYEIHREAPSYEEQANSTELLETGVKVIDLICPFAKGGKIGLFGGAGVGKTVNMMELINNIAKAHSGLSVFTGVGERTREGNDFYYEMKEAGVLDKVAMVYGQMNEPPGNRLRVALTGLTMAERFRDEGRDVLLFIDNIYRYTLAGTEVSALLGRMPSAVGYQPTLAEEMGVLQERITSTRQGSITSIQAVYVPADDLTDPSPATTFAHLDATVVLSRNIAALGLYPAIDPLDSTSRQLDPLVVGQEHYDIAQKVQTTLQRYKELKDIIAILGMDELSTEDKQTVSRARKIERFLTQPYHVAEVFTGQKGVFVPLSKTLRGFKGLLGGEYDDIPEQAFLYCGSIDEVLNKAKSL is encoded by the coding sequence ATGAGTGTTGGAAAAATAGTTAAAGTTATCGGCGCGGTGGTAGACGTCGAGTTCAGCGGCGGCAACAGCCCACGCGTTTATGATGCATTGAAAGTGACTAGCGAGGAAGCAAGCTCTCTCGTATTGGAAGTTCAGCAACAACTGGGTGGCAGCATCGTTCGTTGTATTGCAATGGGTACGTCAGACGGCTTGCGCCGCGGCCTAACTGTTGAAAACACAGGTTCTCCAATCACCGTTCCTGTGGGCGAAGAAACCTTAGGCCGTATCATGAACGTGCTTGGTCAGCCTATCGATGAATGTGGTGAAATCGGTCAAAAAGAAAGCTACGAAATTCACCGTGAAGCACCCTCTTATGAAGAACAAGCAAACAGCACTGAACTTCTTGAGACCGGCGTTAAGGTTATCGACCTTATTTGTCCGTTCGCAAAGGGCGGTAAAATCGGTCTGTTCGGTGGTGCTGGCGTAGGTAAAACCGTCAACATGATGGAGCTTATCAACAACATCGCAAAAGCCCACTCAGGTCTCTCTGTATTTACCGGTGTTGGTGAGCGTACTCGTGAAGGTAACGACTTCTACTACGAGATGAAAGAAGCGGGTGTACTAGACAAAGTAGCCATGGTTTACGGCCAAATGAACGAGCCACCGGGAAACCGTCTACGTGTTGCACTTACAGGCCTGACTATGGCTGAGCGCTTCCGTGATGAAGGTCGTGACGTACTGTTGTTCATTGATAACATTTACCGTTACACGCTTGCGGGGACTGAGGTGTCAGCACTGTTAGGTCGTATGCCTTCAGCAGTAGGTTACCAACCAACACTCGCTGAAGAGATGGGTGTGCTTCAAGAGCGTATCACTTCGACTAGACAGGGCTCTATCACGTCTATCCAAGCGGTATACGTGCCTGCGGATGACTTGACTGACCCATCGCCAGCAACAACCTTTGCTCACTTAGATGCGACCGTTGTACTGTCTCGTAATATCGCGGCATTGGGCCTCTACCCTGCAATCGACCCATTGGATTCAACCTCTCGCCAATTGGACCCGCTTGTGGTTGGTCAAGAGCACTACGACATTGCACAAAAAGTCCAAACAACGCTGCAACGCTACAAAGAGCTAAAAGACATCATCGCGATTCTTGGTATGGATGAGCTGTCTACTGAAGACAAACAGACCGTATCTCGCGCTCGTAAGATTGAACGTTTCTTAACTCAGCCTTACCACGTAGCCGAAGTGTTTACTGGTCAGAAAGGTGTATTTGTACCGCTAAGCAAAACACTAAGAGGCTTTAAAGGCCTGTTAGGCGGCGAATATGACGATATCCCAGAGCAAGCATTCTTGTACTGTGGTTCTATCGACGAAGTGCTTAACAAAGCAAAATCACTCTAA